A stretch of the Parabacteroides timonensis genome encodes the following:
- a CDS encoding uroporphyrinogen decarboxylase family protein: protein MEIQKWLQETMTRQERRAVPIMTHPGIELCGKTVKDAVTSGEVHAEAICRLNEQYPSAAPTVIMDLTVEAEAFGAKVVFPEDEVPSVTEPLVSDKESIDSLQIPSLDAGRVPEYLKANRLTAERVKDKPVFAGCIGPFSLAGRLFGLSELMIALYVEPENIAVLLEKCTRFLIDYTRAIKQTGVHGVIMAEPAAGLISNEDCILYSTDYVRQIVDAVQDENFMVILHNCGNAGHCTEAMVQSGAIGLHFGNKIDMADALANCPEDRLVMGNLDPVGLFKQTSSEQVYAETMNLLKNTSQWKNFVLSTGCDVPPHIPSENIEAFYQALNDFNNRSV, encoded by the coding sequence ATGGAAATACAGAAATGGTTACAGGAAACAATGACCCGGCAGGAACGAAGGGCTGTTCCTATCATGACGCATCCCGGTATCGAACTATGTGGTAAAACAGTGAAAGATGCAGTTACCAGCGGCGAAGTACATGCAGAGGCCATCTGCCGGTTGAACGAGCAATATCCGTCGGCAGCTCCGACGGTCATCATGGATTTGACGGTAGAGGCCGAAGCTTTCGGTGCGAAAGTGGTTTTTCCGGAAGATGAAGTACCCAGCGTAACGGAACCGTTGGTATCCGACAAAGAGTCCATAGATAGTTTACAGATCCCCTCGTTGGATGCCGGACGTGTGCCCGAATACCTGAAAGCAAACCGCCTGACGGCTGAGCGTGTAAAGGATAAGCCTGTCTTTGCCGGTTGTATCGGTCCGTTTTCGTTGGCAGGACGTTTGTTCGGTTTGTCCGAATTGATGATTGCTCTGTATGTGGAACCGGAGAATATAGCCGTCTTGCTCGAAAAGTGTACCCGTTTTCTGATCGACTATACCCGTGCGATCAAACAGACAGGCGTTCACGGGGTGATCATGGCGGAACCGGCGGCTGGTCTGATTTCAAACGAAGATTGTATCTTGTATTCGACGGACTATGTCCGTCAGATCGTGGATGCGGTGCAAGATGAAAACTTTATGGTGATCCTGCATAACTGCGGAAACGCCGGGCATTGTACGGAAGCTATGGTTCAGTCGGGAGCTATCGGACTTCATTTTGGCAATAAGATAGATATGGCAGATGCGTTGGCTAATTGTCCGGAAGACCGGTTGGTTATGGGTAACCTGGACCCGGTCGGACTTTTTAAACAGACATCTTCTGAACAAGTATATGCAGAGACGATGAATCTCTTAAAGAATACCAGCCAATGGAAGAATTTCGTTTTATCGACAGGTTGTGATGTTCCCCCTCATATTCCTTCTGAGAATATCGAGGCGTTTTATCAGGCACTTAATGATTTTAACAACCGATCAGTGTAA
- a CDS encoding glutamine synthetase III family protein, which yields MSISRFNAVEKASNRKAVEAITPKQKVSEYYGENVFNRKAMQKYLSKETYKALTHAIDNGTPIDREIANHVAAGMRMWALEKGVTHYTHWFQPLTDGTAEKHDAFVEHDGNGGMIEEFSGKLLAQQEPDASSFPNGGLRNTFEARGYSAWDPSSPAFIVDDTLCIPTVFIAYTGEALDYKTPLIRSVEALNKAAKEVCNYFNEDVHKVITYLGWEQEYFLVDEELYSARPDLSLTERTLLGHESAKNQQLDDHYFGAIPSRVQEFMKDLEVECYKLGIPVKTRHNEVAPNQFELAPIYEECNLANDHNQLLMSVMKRVSRRHNFRVLLHEKPFMGVNGSGKHCNWSMGTDTGINLFSPGKDREDNLRFITFVVNTLMAVYKYNALLKASIASATNAHRLGANEAPPAIISSFLGTQISEVLDKFENSSIEDAIEVDDKKRLSLGFGQIPELLLDNTDRNRTSPFAFTGNRFEFRAPGSSVNCGSAMLAVNSAVAHQLQQFKKDVEALQAAGKSKEVAIFETLKAYIKESKPIRFDGNGYCDEWKEEAARRGLDCENSVPLQYDAYLKPEVIRMFKETGVLNEKELEARNEVKWEIYIKKVQIEARVLGDLSMNHIIPVVLHYQSLLLSNITKLKETFSPEEYEDLSAEPRRLVRKISKHVNAVTRMTDEMIEARKKANVITDLRSKAIAYHDTVVPFLDDIREHIDELELMVDNQMWPLPKYRELLFIR from the coding sequence ATGTCAATCTCACGCTTTAATGCAGTGGAGAAAGCTTCCAACCGTAAGGCCGTAGAAGCCATCACTCCCAAACAGAAAGTATCCGAGTACTATGGCGAGAACGTATTTAACCGCAAGGCGATGCAAAAGTATCTCTCCAAGGAAACGTACAAAGCCCTGACCCACGCCATTGATAATGGAACACCTATCGACCGGGAAATAGCCAACCATGTAGCTGCCGGTATGCGTATGTGGGCACTGGAAAAAGGAGTAACCCATTACACACACTGGTTCCAACCGCTTACCGACGGAACAGCCGAAAAGCACGACGCTTTTGTAGAACACGACGGCAATGGCGGTATGATCGAAGAATTCAGCGGCAAACTGCTCGCCCAGCAGGAACCGGACGCATCCAGCTTCCCCAACGGCGGACTGCGCAACACGTTCGAAGCCCGCGGATATTCTGCCTGGGACCCCTCCTCTCCCGCATTTATTGTAGACGACACCTTGTGTATCCCGACTGTCTTTATCGCTTATACCGGTGAAGCACTCGACTACAAGACACCGCTTATCCGCTCGGTTGAAGCTCTGAACAAAGCAGCCAAAGAGGTCTGCAACTACTTCAACGAAGATGTTCATAAAGTGATCACCTACCTGGGCTGGGAACAGGAATATTTCCTGGTAGACGAAGAATTGTATTCGGCCCGTCCCGACCTGTCACTGACAGAACGTACGCTGCTCGGACACGAAAGTGCCAAGAACCAGCAGTTGGACGACCATTATTTCGGTGCCATCCCTTCACGCGTACAGGAATTTATGAAAGATCTGGAAGTGGAATGTTATAAGCTGGGTATCCCGGTGAAAACCCGTCATAACGAGGTTGCCCCGAACCAGTTCGAGTTGGCTCCGATCTATGAAGAATGTAATCTGGCGAACGACCATAACCAGCTGTTGATGTCGGTCATGAAACGTGTTTCACGTCGTCATAATTTCCGCGTACTGCTTCACGAAAAACCTTTTATGGGTGTGAACGGTTCGGGTAAACATTGTAACTGGTCGATGGGTACCGATACGGGCATCAACCTGTTCTCGCCGGGTAAAGACCGCGAAGACAACCTGCGTTTTATCACGTTCGTGGTTAATACGCTGATGGCCGTTTATAAATATAATGCCTTACTGAAAGCAAGTATCGCTTCTGCTACCAACGCACACCGTCTGGGAGCCAATGAAGCGCCTCCTGCTATCATCTCTTCTTTCCTGGGAACGCAGATCAGCGAAGTTCTGGATAAATTCGAGAACAGTTCGATCGAAGATGCGATCGAGGTAGACGACAAGAAACGTCTGAGCCTGGGCTTCGGACAGATACCGGAATTGCTATTGGATAATACCGACCGCAACCGTACCTCTCCGTTCGCTTTCACCGGAAACCGTTTCGAGTTCCGTGCACCGGGTTCTTCCGTGAACTGTGGATCGGCTATGCTGGCTGTCAACTCGGCAGTCGCTCATCAGCTTCAACAGTTCAAGAAAGATGTGGAAGCACTTCAGGCTGCCGGAAAGAGTAAGGAAGTGGCTATCTTCGAAACACTGAAAGCATATATCAAAGAATCCAAACCGATCCGTTTCGACGGTAATGGTTACTGTGACGAATGGAAGGAAGAAGCTGCCCGCCGCGGACTGGATTGCGAAAACAGCGTTCCACTGCAATACGATGCTTACCTGAAACCGGAGGTGATCCGTATGTTCAAGGAGACAGGCGTATTGAATGAAAAGGAGCTGGAAGCCCGTAACGAAGTAAAATGGGAAATCTATATTAAGAAAGTACAGATCGAAGCCCGCGTATTGGGTGACCTGTCGATGAACCATATTATTCCGGTCGTATTGCATTACCAGTCTTTGCTGCTCAGCAATATCACCAAGCTGAAAGAAACATTCAGTCCGGAAGAATACGAAGACCTGTCCGCCGAACCGCGCCGCCTGGTACGTAAGATTTCCAAACATGTGAATGCCGTAACACGCATGACGGACGAAATGATCGAAGCCCGTAAGAAAGCAAACGTCATCACCGACCTCCGCAGCAAGGCGATTGCTTATCATGATACGGTAGTTCCGTTCCTGGATGATATCCGCGAGCATATCGACGAACTGGAACTGATGGTGGATAACCAGATGTGGCCGTTGCCGAAATACAGGGAACTGTTGTTTATCCGGTAA
- a CDS encoding DUF6383 domain-containing protein, with translation MNKKFSTLLAGLALVSSVASAAVNSDIKLQVGPNDGLYQIAKGDSVLAIDAAGNFVFKESATVAAADLASTLWCVNIDAQSQGQNPKFDFTNKKEGRLLEVFMDEALKDLAEETASSPLVVNDEADVNGWAFSSTYAEGIEEDKPLYSYFTADSVIALEQVGDDLVAMKYGADKVGDIAAKYTLKKPSRITLNAVALNTMLGLNANGTSFKLTFEQTANPNVFANELTAVKDTLVDYVIVANKSTGKYLRVDSAYNNTTGVKFVMLTDTTKAATYLADEAASQGNKYAFKFEYAPASDSVFITVAGARLVKEDGKSWADSYESTNRDSLHVYVQDLVSSKVLTVGTDSVSTYIKLGFGTCGEAPTSTKTTVPSDLYVIKSTDGKYLAAPIHGDSTVQWVTLEKNVNVWTMPSFQWVVEKQRKDSNTSKITITNREFGTAIKYFTNVQLDTDEASYAELTDDKSVSKTVNVAGFIAATSEIKQDSLLGYKYLDTQDLMVTRYKFRYLHELSDEYFAGVNTEENDSILYVGAKSAFSLAQKGTDEVYGYTSSAVTDLKPLYRKVYTLKIRNAKLIFGAKADSVVLDKEGRFAVSEKVAPVTFLMKANNEKAIDDVETLFYAFIKTGADTTKVGTDDNNLWMKNQIMTESRTSAFSVEVDDAPLYRRFNTTKEGEIASDDPDTVKFFRVNNSADMLFEDAHSVYSEGKEINFLGINNNIQYPDAKRAIYVDTAYVNRGTGYIKPQYMLAVGVHVVPGVDPVPCPLEHNHGFDQNGNPLDKWTCSHATPGTDGYVRGRYLINAVDSAKVDGNYLDAVRDADYIWNNQVRLAFVEAIHKEDTLYILNGEESALADPVDFSTLKATKVRLDNNLHKNVVFSFRLLEEGSDNFLIESAETDNNMIAPMQGGWVKIQNGVPVISYAAFADAANEAEIFNVEKTAENPTANEPAISAETVSVTAVSGAVVVKNAAGKKVAISNLLGQTIANTVISSSEATIAVPAGVVFVAVEGEAAVKAIVK, from the coding sequence ATGAACAAAAAGTTTTCTACTTTATTAGCTGGCTTGGCGTTGGTTTCATCGGTTGCCTCTGCTGCGGTGAATTCTGACATTAAGTTACAAGTGGGACCTAATGACGGCTTGTACCAGATTGCAAAGGGCGATAGTGTTTTGGCTATCGATGCTGCTGGTAACTTCGTATTTAAGGAAAGTGCTACCGTAGCTGCAGCAGATTTGGCTTCTACATTGTGGTGTGTGAATATTGATGCCCAGAGTCAAGGACAAAATCCCAAATTCGATTTTACCAATAAAAAGGAAGGTCGTCTATTGGAAGTATTTATGGATGAAGCATTAAAAGATTTGGCTGAAGAAACTGCATCTTCACCTTTGGTTGTGAATGATGAAGCAGATGTTAATGGTTGGGCTTTCTCCTCTACTTATGCTGAGGGTATTGAAGAAGACAAACCTTTATATTCTTATTTTACTGCAGATTCTGTGATCGCATTGGAACAAGTTGGTGATGATCTCGTAGCTATGAAATATGGTGCGGACAAAGTTGGTGATATTGCAGCGAAGTATACTTTGAAGAAACCGTCTCGTATAACTCTGAATGCTGTAGCATTGAATACTATGTTAGGTTTAAATGCAAATGGAACATCATTCAAATTGACTTTTGAGCAGACGGCTAATCCTAATGTATTTGCAAATGAGTTGACTGCAGTGAAAGATACACTTGTGGATTATGTGATTGTTGCAAACAAGTCAACAGGCAAATATTTACGTGTAGATAGTGCCTATAATAATACAACTGGCGTTAAGTTTGTGATGTTGACAGATACAACTAAAGCAGCTACTTATCTTGCTGACGAAGCTGCAAGCCAAGGAAATAAGTATGCATTCAAATTCGAATATGCGCCGGCATCCGATAGCGTATTTATTACAGTTGCAGGAGCTCGTCTTGTAAAAGAAGATGGCAAAAGCTGGGCTGATTCTTATGAGTCTACAAACCGTGATAGCTTACATGTATATGTTCAGGATTTGGTAAGCTCAAAAGTGTTGACAGTTGGTACTGACTCTGTTTCTACTTATATTAAATTAGGATTTGGCACTTGTGGTGAAGCTCCTACTTCTACTAAGACTACTGTTCCCAGTGATTTGTATGTGATTAAGAGTACAGATGGTAAATATTTGGCAGCTCCGATCCATGGCGATTCTACTGTTCAGTGGGTTACATTGGAAAAGAATGTGAATGTTTGGACAATGCCATCATTCCAGTGGGTTGTTGAAAAACAAAGAAAAGATTCGAACACTTCAAAGATTACTATTACTAACCGTGAATTTGGTACGGCAATAAAGTACTTTACAAATGTTCAACTGGATACAGATGAAGCTTCTTATGCTGAACTGACAGATGACAAGAGTGTCTCTAAGACTGTAAATGTGGCTGGTTTCATTGCTGCAACTTCTGAAATTAAACAGGATAGCTTGCTGGGTTATAAATATTTGGATACACAGGATCTGATGGTTACTCGTTACAAGTTCCGTTATTTGCATGAACTTTCTGATGAATATTTTGCTGGTGTAAATACGGAGGAAAACGATTCTATTTTGTATGTCGGTGCTAAATCTGCATTTTCTCTGGCTCAGAAAGGTACAGATGAAGTATATGGTTATACATCATCTGCAGTTACTGACTTGAAACCACTGTATCGTAAAGTCTATACATTGAAGATCCGTAATGCTAAACTTATCTTTGGTGCTAAAGCTGACAGTGTAGTTTTGGATAAAGAAGGTCGTTTTGCTGTTTCTGAGAAAGTTGCTCCGGTAACATTCTTAATGAAAGCCAATAACGAGAAAGCGATCGACGATGTTGAGACATTGTTTTATGCATTCATTAAAACTGGTGCAGATACGACTAAAGTCGGTACAGATGACAACAATTTATGGATGAAGAATCAGATCATGACGGAATCTCGTACTTCAGCTTTCTCTGTAGAAGTAGACGACGCTCCTTTGTACAGAAGATTTAATACAACCAAAGAAGGTGAGATCGCTTCTGATGATCCTGATACAGTGAAGTTCTTCCGTGTAAACAATTCTGCAGACATGTTGTTTGAAGATGCTCACAGCGTATATTCTGAAGGTAAAGAAATTAATTTCTTGGGTATTAATAATAACATTCAGTATCCGGATGCGAAACGTGCTATCTATGTAGATACTGCTTATGTAAACCGTGGTACAGGTTATATCAAACCTCAATATATGCTGGCTGTAGGTGTACATGTTGTTCCGGGTGTTGATCCTGTTCCATGTCCGTTAGAACATAATCACGGATTCGATCAGAATGGAAATCCTCTTGATAAATGGACTTGTTCACATGCAACTCCGGGTACTGATGGTTACGTAAGAGGTCGCTATCTGATCAACGCCGTTGATTCTGCTAAGGTTGACGGAAACTATTTGGATGCTGTACGTGATGCTGATTATATTTGGAACAATCAGGTTCGTCTGGCATTTGTAGAAGCTATCCATAAAGAAGATACCTTGTATATTCTGAATGGTGAGGAATCGGCTTTAGCAGATCCTGTAGACTTCTCTACATTGAAAGCGACAAAAGTTCGTTTGGATAATAACCTTCATAAGAACGTAGTATTCTCTTTCCGTCTGTTGGAAGAAGGTTCTGATAACTTCTTGATCGAATCGGCAGAAACTGATAATAATATGATCGCTCCGATGCAGGGTGGTTGGGTGAAGATCCAGAACGGTGTTCCTGTAATTTCCTATGCAGCATTTGCTGATGCGGCTAATGAGGCAGAAATCTTTAACGTAGAAAAGACTGCTGAAAATCCGACAGCCAATGAGCCTGCTATCTCTGCAGAGACAGTTTCTGTAACAGCTGTTTCGGGTGCTGTTGTTGTGAAAAACGCAGCAGGCAAGAAAGTTGCTATCAGTAACCTTCTCGGTCAGACAATTGCTAACACAGTGATTTCTTCCAGTGAAGCAACTATTGCGGTTCCTGCAGGTGTTGTATTTGTTGCAGTAGAAGGCGAAGCAGCTGTAAAAGCAATCGTAAAATAA